A DNA window from Cutaneotrichosporon cavernicola HIS019 DNA, chromosome: 2 contains the following coding sequences:
- a CDS encoding uncharacterized protein (Uncharacterized protein family UPF0029) translates to MLRHFSTCSTAFRRAPLPPKLSAAHDHRRPPPLHVSDTVIDRKSRFLGHAASVTCLADVAAVIDVLLQDKKIARATHPAIYAYRIGKESGSDDSGESQAGNRLLAMLEQHKAENALVVVTRWYGGSHLGADRFRRINEAGRGALLAAGLI, encoded by the coding sequence ATGCTCCGCCACTTTTCGACTTGCTCAACAGCCTTCCGCCGAGCACCGCTGCCTCCCAAGCTATCCGCCGCACACGACCACCGACGTCCCCCGCCCCTCCACGTATCCGACACGGTCATCGACCGCAAATCGCGCTTCCTCGGCCATGCGGCGTCCGTGACATGTCTCGCAGACGTTGCGGCCGTCATCGACGTCCTTCTCCAAGACAAGAAGATAGCGCGCGCAACTCACCCGGCCATCTACGCATACCGGATAGGCAAGGAGTCTGGCTCTGACGACAGCGGCGAGTCACAGGCCGGAAACAGACTGCTCGCAATGTTGGAGCAGCACAAGGCTGAGAacgcgctcgtcgttgtTACCCGGTGGTATGGAGGCTCCCATTTGGGAGCGGACCGGTTCCGCCGCATCAATGAGGCTGGACGTGGCGCCCtgctggcggcggggcTGATATGA
- a CDS encoding uncharacterized protein (to TIGR gene model, INSD accession) produces the protein MADLCLCGVVFVLLALFTPETYAPTLLRQRANTLSKATGKVYRYRADAQKPLEIGPLFRAALLRPWRFLLEPIVLILSIYIAVIYGTLYLNFAAYPIIFQQMRGWSGGEQGLAFLGIAGGVVVAIAVTLLMVNKAYVKASQQKGTPPPEERLPPAFMAGIMCVIGLAGFAATCGPNVHWIASILFGIPFGFGMVIIFLSTMGYLVDSYTIYAASVLAANSVLRSLFGAAFPLFTPKMYAKLGVHWAAAIPGFLALICVPFPLIFYKYGAQIRARCKYASDAERTMKQLMAARRAELEDEEADGKFRYSTSEKPALGRVKTAASITRPSHPKNDEWIQWRILASRDEVDLSDEDRMRVHQGAQEFAPYHHAPGV, from the coding sequence ATGGCTGACCTCTGTCTGTGCGGAGTCGTCTtcgttctcctcgccctcttcacGCCCGAGACATATGCTCCAACCCTCCTTCGGCAGCGTGCCAATACTCTTTCCAAGGCCACCGGCAAGGTCTACCGCTATCGTGCCGATGCGCAGAAACCTCTGGAGATCGGGCCGCTCTTCCGCGCAGCGCTCCTCCGTCCATGGCGTTTCCTCCTGGAACCGatcgtcctcatcctctccatctaCATCGCCGTCATCTACGGAACGCTGTATCTCAACTTTGCAGCGTACCCAATCATCTTCCAGCAGATGCGCGGCTGGTcgggcggcgagcaggGCCTTGCATTCCTGGGCATTGCGGGCGGTGttgtcgtcgccatcgctgTGACTCTCCTCATGGTCAACAAGGCCTATGTCAAGGCGAGCCAGCAGAAGGGTACTCCACCACCAGAGGAGCGTCTCCCGCCTGCATTCATGGCTGGTATCATGTGCGTGATTGGCCTTGCTGGCTTTGCGGCCACCTGTGGCCCCAACGTACACTGGATCGCCTCCATCCTCTTTGGCATTCCTTTCGGATTCGGCATGGtcatcatcttcctctCGACCATGGGCTACCTTGTTGACAGTTACACCATCTACGCCGCCAGTGTCCTTGCGGCCAACTCGGTCTTGCGATCCCTCTTCGGCGCCGCATTCCCTCTCTTCACACCCAAGATGtacgccaagctcggcgtgcactgggccgccgccatcccCGGTTTCCTCGCCTTGATCTGCGTTCCCTTTCCCCTCATCTTCTACAAGTACGGAGCGCAAATCCGCGCGCGCTGCAAATACGCTtcggacgccgagcgcaccATGAAGCAGCTcatggccgcgcgccgtgccgagctcgaggacgaagaggcCGACGGCAAGTTCCGCTACAGCACAAGTGAGAAGCCGGCACTGGGCCGCGTCAAGACTGCCGCGTCGATCACTCGACCTAGCCACCCCAAGAACGACGAATGGATCCAGTGGCGCATCCTGGCCTCCCGCGATGAAGTCGACCTCTCGGACGAAGACCGGATGCGAGTACACCAGGGAGCGCAAGAGTTCGCCCCCTATCACCACGCCCCAGGCGTATAG
- a CDS encoding uncharacterized protein (to TIGR gene model, INSD accession), with protein MSSSPSGSPTISAMDTARTRLPTELPVESYTLARRPWRRYITPFEDILDHRYKGAGTESDPYIVDWLRDDVEDPQNFPATFKWCQVGLTSILTLAVTLASSGYAGGIKSLMKEFGGSSTLWVGGVSLFVLGFAFGPLLWAPTSEVFGRRVVYLVSCFFLTLWLAVTIAAPNPAAILVFRALSGFFGSSPLTNAGGTVSDLLTAEQRGIGMALFSAAPFLGPALGPISGGYIGDAAGWKWVMGFLAM; from the exons ATGTCGAGCTCACCGTCCGGCTCGCCTACGATCAGCGCAATGGATACGGCCCGCACGCGGCTACCTACGGAACTCCCGGTCGAGAGCTATACGCTGGCGCGCCGACCCTGGCGTCGCTACATTACTCCTTTCGAGGACATACTCGACCATCGCTACAAGGGCGCCGGAACTGAATCTGACCCCTACATTGTTGATTGGCTtcgcgacgacgtcgaggatcCCCAGAACTTCCCTGCCACTTTCAAGTGGTGCCAGGTGGGCCTGACGTCCATCCTGACACTGGCAGTGACGCTCGCGTCGTCTGGGTATGCTGGCGGTATCAAGTCGCTCATGAAGGAGTTTGGTGGCAGCTCAACGCTCTGGGTGGGCGGTGTCT CTCTTTTCGTACTGGGCTTTGCTTTTGGGCCGTTGCTGTGGGCCCCCACGTCCGAGGTCTttggccgccgcgtcgtTTACCTCGTCTCGTGCTTCTTCCTCACACTGTGGTTGGCGGTAACCATTGCAGCGCCCAACCCTGCCGCTATCCTCGTGTTCCGCGCTTTATCCGGCTTCTTCGGCTCATCGCCGCTCACCAACGCGGGCGGTACCGTGTCCGACCTCCTCACTGCTGAGCAGCGCGGCATCGGCATGGCCCTCTTCTCCGCTGCCCCGTTCCTTGGTCCTGCTCTTGGCCCAATCTCGGGTGGCTACATTGGCGACGCTGCCGGGTGGAAGTGGGTCATGGGCTTCCTGGCAATGTAA
- a CDS encoding uncharacterized protein (Protein of unknown function (DUF1349)) has protein sequence MTPPSVPPVLIPGLPPLEWGFRTGRAFADAGVLVLLAYASTDWVIDPLGSPPVLNACPLGFAAPATFSLSARVSVTGSRTAFDAPVLMVWRDETHWAKLCFERTPTGEVGPVTVVNNGATSDDANAYTLPQDKDDHMWLRLSRVAEGTFVCHASRDGKWWDFVRIFRVSGSDWRVGFLAQSPTGPGCAARFEDIRLGAAPTNLRDGS, from the coding sequence ATGACCCCACCGTCTGTTCCCCCCGTCTTAATCCCAGGTCTCCCGCCACTCGAGTGGGGTTTCCGAACTGGACGCGCGTTCGCAGATGCCGGcgtcctcgttctcctcgcATACGCCTCGACTGACTGGGTAATCGACCCACTTGGCTCTCCACCAGTCCTGAACGCCTGTCCTCTAGGTTTCGCAGCGCCGGCGACCTTCAGCCTGAGCGCACGTGTGAGCGTCACCGGCTCCCGCACCGCGTTTGACGCTCCTGTCCTCATGGTGTGGCGGGATGAAACGCACTGGGCAAAACTATGCTTTGAACGTACTCCGAccggcgaggtcgggccTGTCACCGTCGTCAACAACGGCGCAaccagcgacgacgccaacgCATACACCCTCCCTCAAGACAAGGACGATCACATGTGGCTGCGTCTcagccgcgtcgccgagggtACATTCGTTTGCCACGCCTCGCGCGACGGCAAGTGGTGGGACTTTGTACGCATCTTCCGCGTGTCTGGCAGCGACTGGCGCGTGGGGTTCCTCGCCCAGTCACCCACTGGGCCCGGATGTGCTGCGCGCTTTGAGGAcatccgcctcggcgctgcCCCCACCAACCTGCGCGATGGCAGTTAA
- a CDS encoding uncharacterized protein (Enoyl-(Acyl carrier protein) reductase) produces the protein MQAVPLVKTSILAGTVGVITGAGSGIGAAAVRCFAAAGAKAIYASDVVDRNLQAVADGVAQEGYETEVIGVKTDITKSDQVEELVRKVIAEHGRLDWFFANAGIVDFEVLSTTTPEALTRMLDVNVVGAFNSVQWAARGMMNTSDAKPTPGGSIIITTSLASTFGGMGAPAYTISKHAAVGLVRAAATNLGMANTGIRVNGVGPGPTATAIAQNNMQGASQDAMSALMEHAKAAGSNPAAMSAVAPPEYIAQTAVFLASDMAAGVNGENIIVDKGLRQKPDPFSGLMFNPSIEPL, from the exons ATGCAGGCCGTCCCGCTCGTCAAGACGTCGATCCTCGCTGGCACTGTTGGCGTCATCACTG GCGCTGGCTCCGGTATCGGTGCCGCTGCAGTTCGCTGCTTCGCGGCTGCTGGTGCCAAGGCGATCTATGCGTCCGATGTCGTTGACCGCAACCTCCAGGCAGTGGCAGACGGTGTCGCTCAGGAGGGCTACGAGACCGAGGTGATCGGCGTCAAGACCGACATCACCAAGTCTGACCaagtcgaggagctcgtgcGCAAGGTCATCGCGGAGCATGGTCGCCTAGACTGGTTT TTCGCCAATGCTGGCAtcgtcgactttgaggTGCTCAGCACGACCACGCCCGAGGCCCTCAcgcgcatgctcgacgTCAATGTTGTCGGTGCCTTCAACTCTGTCCAATGGGCTGCGCGCGGCATGATGAACACGAGCGACGCCAAGCCCACTCCTGGAGGCAGCATCATCATCACC ACTTCCCTCGCCTCGACATTTGGCGGTATGGGCGCTCCAGCCTACACCATCTCAAAGCACGCTGCAGTCGGTCTCGTCCGCGCCGCAGCCACCAACCTCGGCATGGCCAACACCGGCATCCGTGTCAACGGTGTTGGGCCCGGCCCGACTGCCACGGCTATCGCGCAGAACAACATGCAGGGCGCGTCGCAGGACGCCATGTCGGCGCTGATGGAGCATGCCAAGGCTGCGGGTAGCAACCCTGCTGCCATGTCtgccgtcgcgccgccagaGTACATTGCTCAGACCGCCGTCTTCCTCGCTTCGGACATGGCGGCTGGTGTTAATGGCGAGAACATCATTGTCGACAAGGGCCTCCGCCAGAAACCCGACCCCTTCAGCGGCCTCATGTTCAACCCGAGCATTGAGCCTCTCTAG
- a CDS encoding uncharacterized protein (Alpha/beta hydrolase family): MSKPTIVLVPGCWYPVATFDKLVSALTSRGYKAVVVSLPSSTSGSRDASFLDDITAVRRCIEAETTLGHDVVVAAHSYGGLPAHSGSKGLTLGSPEPCSQPGKVIGFVLMASGFTQTGMAFLDPTGGIPPPQWKANTDTGFAELVVDPVDMFFHDLPAEEGRMWADKLGKQSLKALAEGGEHAYGSWAEVPNYYIVTKQDHGLPPAMQKMIIGMAGDADVTVRELDTSHSPMLSMPAETADIIVQAATEFQAKKSN; the protein is encoded by the coding sequence ATGTCCAAGCCCACGATCGTCCTTGTCCCCGGATGCTGGTATCCCGTTGCGACATTTGACAAGCTCGTGTCGGCGCTCACCTCGCGCGGCTACAAGGCCGTGGTCGTATCCCTTCCGAGCAGCACTTCCGGCTCTCGCGACGCTTCGTTTCTGGACGACATCACGGCCGTGCGTCGGTGCATCGAGGCTGAGACGACGCTGGGccacgacgtcgtcgtcgccgctcacTCGTACGGTGGTCTTCCCGCCCATTCCGGCTCCAAAGGCCTGACGCTTGGATCGCCCGAGCCTTGCTCTCAACCAGGCAAAGTCATCGGCTTCGTGTTGATGGCTTCGGGCTTCACACAGACGGGCATGGCGTTCCTCGATCCCACCGGCGGCatccccccaccccaatGGAAGGCCAACACGGACACGGGGTttgccgagcttgtcgtcgacCCCGTCGATATGTTTTTCCACGATTTACccgccgaggaggggaggatgTGGGCGGATAAACTGGGCAAACAGAGCCTCAAGGCATTGGCAGAGGGTGGAGAACACGCATATGGCTCGTGGGCAGAAGTACCCAATTATTACATTGTCACAAAACAGGATCATGGCTTGCCTCCCGCCATGCAGAAGATGATCATCGGTATGGCAGGTGATGCCGACGTCACAGTCCGCGAGTTGGATACAAGCCATTCGCCAATGCTCAGCATGCCAGCCGAGACTGCCGACATTATCGTCCAGGCCGCGACCGAGTtccaggccaagaagaGTAATTAA
- the MUP1 gene encoding uncharacterized protein (High affinity methionine permease), whose translation MGKDKRVPYYGSLGSDKDTESLHSDDRRQIGLVSAVFIILNRMIGTGVFATPSTILSLSGSVGMSLVMWVVGSIIAAAGMWVYIVWGTAIPRNGGEKNYLEYLFRKPKFLATCAYAANGVLLGWASGNSIVFGEYILRALNHSPDQWTRRIVAFMAITFCFLLHGTRVRWGLYLQNVLGMLKIGILLVVVVTGFFAFGGHLKVDKPDNFTNAFEGTTASASSFCLSLYNVIWSFVGYHNANFALSEVKNPKRTIRIAGPLAIGLVTVLYILANIAYFAAASKEEITGSGTLVASLLFHNVYGDKAARFLDIFVALSALGNVLSVIFAQGRVNQELGREGVLPFSRLWASNKPLDAPLAGLALHWAVCLITILALPPGDAYNFVINTISYPLAVINATIAFGIVYLHFRPYADWKTPGWPAVVAAAFFGAANVFLLVVPFTPPPPGGEPYATMPYYTHAVAGWAIFGIGFIYWLVWAQVLPRVGGYTLVRQNEVGGDGLARNVFRQVKN comes from the exons ATGGGCAAGGACAAAAGAGTCCCATACTACGGATCGCTGGGGTCGGACAAGGACACTGAGAGCCTGCACTCTGATGACCGTCGTCAGATCGGCCTCGTGTCCGCCGtcttcatcatcctcaaccGCATGATCGGTACTGG cgtcTTCgccacgccctcgaccaTCCTCAGTCTGAGCGGGAGTGTTGGCATGAGTCTGGTCATGTGGGTTGTTGGGTCCatcatcgccgccgccggaATGTGGGTATACATTGTTTGGGGCACGGCGATCCCGCGTAATGGCGGCGAGAAGAACTATCTCGAATACCTCTTTCGCAAACCCAAGTTCTTGGCCACTTGCGCCTACGCCGCCAACGGTGTGCTCCTCGGCTGGGCGAGCGGCAACTCGATCGTCTTTGGCGAATATATCCTACGCGCGCTAAACCACTCTCCAGACCAATGGACGCGGCGCATAGTCGCCTTTATGGCCATCACATTCTGTTTCCTCTTACATGGCACCCGAGTCCGATGGGGCCTGTACCTCCAAAACGTGCTTGGCATGCTCAAGATTGGGATCTTGCttgttgtcgtcgtcactgGCTTTTTCGCTTTCGGGGGCCACCTCAAGGTCGACAAGCCGGATAATTTCACAAACGCGTTCGAGGGAACTACCGCCAGCGCAAGCAGTTTCTGCCTCTCGCTCTACAACGTCATCTGGAGTTTTGTTGGATACCACAATGCCAATTTT GCGCTCAGCGAGGTCAAGAACCCGAAACGCACAATCCGTATTGCCGGGCCATTGGCCATCGGCCTCGTCACTGTCCTCTacatcctcgccaacatTGCCTACTTTGCTGCAGCGTCCAAGGAAGAGATCACGGGGAGTGGCACGCTCGTCgcctctctcctcttccacaACGTATATGGCGACAAGGCTGCGCGCTTCCTCGACATATTCGTCGCCCTCAGCGCCCTCGGTAACGTCCTCTCCGTCATCTTCGCTCAAGGTCGCGTGAACCAGGAACTGGGGCGTGAAGGTGTCCTCCCCTTCTCGCGACTGTGGGCGTCCAACAAACCCCTTGATGCGCCTCTCGCCGGTCTCGCCCTCCACTGGGCCGTCTGCTTAATCACAATCCTCGCCCTACCCCCCGGCGACGCCTACAACTTTGTCATCAACACCATCTCGTACCCCCTCGCAGTCATCAATGCCACCATCGCGTTCGGCATCGTATACCTCCATTTCCGGCCGTACGCCGACTGGAAGACGCCGGGATGGCCGGCGGTCGTGGCGGCCGCCTTTTTCGGCGCAGCCAACGTCTTCCTCTTGGTTGTGCCGTTCACTCCCCCGCCACCGGGCGGTGAACCGTACGCTACCATGCCGTATTACACCCACGCCGTGGCGGGATGGGCAATCTTCGGCATCGGATTCATCTACTGGCTTGTGTGGGCGCAAGTGCTCCCCCGCGTCGGAGGATACACGCTCGTGCGCCAgaacgaggtcggcggcgacgggctGGCGCGCAATGTCTTCCGCCAGGTCAAGAACTAG
- a CDS encoding uncharacterized protein (prohibitin homologues), whose translation MALQPSLSAPSRHSESDGVTVVNDHTYRSNGAASKQPALTKALYKPLPGSRTETVHLPFVDEASYLDTKRPFVVPIGTGGVVQALRELNTELVAAGHNSIISDKRPHNYVGREVNPGSFGVYEFASGPKLLLDPGRYPGLPLANWIGCDWRGTYDLATNFPPLGQGSGGLVADENIQRLGLTIVQVSQNQAAVCLDPQMRVFVISDRGFVAMATTGAYKVLGLIDQTHLSESVVDRYSKHVLGHTQSVRLPNKYVAATFLDIPANHAVVLQRGDEMFQLGAGQHFVTTPGVSLRGFFTMGEVQIELECDNVYTRDQVPVWLRLYLRYQLQQPLQLAQHGYPTPFDALQDKARSILTQIVAHLDYSTMARTRNAAPELQDGGDDDVGAVFVSAVRTQAIDELKVVASEYGIRLEDLAIIDRKFKGEIAAKLDSLTTRALEAQVESANLDRENANRALKQQGEARVLQLQNAMKRATVETDNMNAIARARAKAESLTIEAEAEATAIKLRAEAQAEATRIQARVDADIRDEFARNLAQGRLEVERTKAYGNGTVFAPMDALRSAGMVGMGMFGPRPMPAPASPGASGTVSRK comes from the exons ATGGccctccaaccctcccTTTCTGCTCCTTCGCGTCAcagcgagagcgacggCGTAACCGTCGTCAACGATCACACATATCGGTCCAATGGGGCTGCCAGTAAGCAGCCGGCCCTCACCAAGGCTTTGTACAAGCCTCTTCCGGGTTCGCGCACCGAGACCGTGCATCTCCCTTTCGTCGACGAAGCATCCTACCTCGATACTAAGCG CCCCTTCGTCGTCCCTATTGGCACCGGTGGAGTCGTACAGGCGCTTCGCGAGCTCAACACCGAGCTGGTCGCTGCCGGTCATAACTCGATTATCTCGGACAAGAGGCCGCACAACTATGTCGGCCGCGAAGTCAATCCAGGCAGCTTTGGCGTGTACGAGTTTGCGTCGGGCCCCAAActgctcctcgaccccggCCGGTACCCCGGCCTTCCGTTGGCTAATTGGATTGGATGCGATTGGCGTGGAACATACGACCTCGCCACAAACTTCCCGCCTCTCGGTCAGGGGAGTGGCGGGCTCGTTGCCGACGAGAATATTCAGCGACTAGGCCTCACCATTGTCCAGGTTTCGCAGAACCAGGCTGCCGTGTGCCTCGACCCCCAAATGCGCGTGTTCGTCATTAGCGACCGCGGTTTCGTCGCCATGGCCACAACGGGCGCGTACAAGGTCCTCGGACTCATTGACCAGACACATCTTTCCGAGTCGGTTGTCGACCGATACTCGAAACATGTGCTCGGACACACCCAGAGTGTCCGTCTCCCCAACAAATacgtcgccgccaccttTCTCGATATTCCCGCAAACCATGCGGTAGTACTCCAGCGCGGTGACGAAATGTTCCAGCTCGGAGCCGGACAGCATTTCGTCACCACTCCCGGTGTGTCGCTCCGTGGCTTCTTCACCATGGGCGAAGTACAGATCGAACTCGAGTGCGACAACGTCTACACTCGTGACCAGGTACCTGTCTGGCTCCGCCTGTACCTCCGGTACCAGCTACAGCAACCTCTGCAGCTAGCACAGCACGGGTACCCGACACCGTTTGATGCACTTCAGGACAAGGCGCGGAGTATTCTCACCCAAATCGTCGCGCATCTCGACTACAGTACAATGGCTCGGACGCGCAACGCTGCTCCCGAACTACaggacggcggcgacgacgatgtTGGAGCCGTCTTCGTCTCTGCTGTCCGCACCCAGGCAattgacgagctcaaggtcgtAGCTTCCGAATACGGTATTCGGCTCGAGGACTTGGCCATCATCGACCGCAAGTTCAAGGGCGAGATTGCTGCCAAACTCGATAGTCTCACAACCCGCGCTCTTGAAGCCCAAGTCGAATCTGCAAACTTGGACCGTGAGAACGCCAATCGCGCATTGAAGCAACAGGGTGAAGCGCGAGTCCTGCAGCTCCAGAACGCCATGAAACGCGCCACCGTCGAAACCGACAACATGAACGCCATTgcccgcgctcgcgcaaAGGCCGAGTCTCTCACAAtcgaggcagaggcagaAGCCACGGCAATCAAGCTTCGCGCCGAAGCACAGGCCGAGGCAACGCGGATTCAGGCGCGCGTGGATGCCGACATTCGCGACGAGTTTGCCCGCAACCTCGCACAGGGccgtctcgaggtcgagcgcacAAAGGCGTACGGTAACGGAACCGTCTTTGCGCCCATGGACGCCCTCCGGTCCGCCGGAATGgtgggcatgggcatgtTTGGTCCGCGCCCCATGCCAGCACCGGCGTCGCCTGGCGCATCGGGCACTGTGTCGCGCAAGTAG